One window of the Cryptococcus gattii WM276 chromosome E, complete sequence genome contains the following:
- a CDS encoding Serine/threonine-protein kinase 23 (Muscle-specific serine kinase 1) (MSSK-1) (Similar to TIGR gene model, INSD accession AAW43728.1) codes for MSHSTASACGPSNMRPAPPPLAVPSSAQHTSSASNSLSASQASQATSVLTEDEEDLEDYRPGGYHPVNIGDNFNNGRYTIVRKLGWGHFSTVWLARDNVANRHVALKVVKSDGHYTETALDEIQLLQRVVNSAPGHAGRHHVLDLLDSFRHTGPNGSHVCMVFEVLGENLLGLIKRYQHRGVPQHIVKQIAKQVLLGLDYLHRECRIIHTDLKPENVLICIDDVESVVQAELASCPAAVPTKLVGVPPSQGRLGNQTPRKDGIFIVGSQPLPSPSSSYSSSPMLDKYGFGMSKISGASASKAGNQASGAGGPPCPPTQPKKSATTEAIGNGLENVKLGEGSSLKWEKTATPAPAPPKGPSLLSQQLHHPPASPPLNPSVPSGSDSVSTNHTINTSTTDDTEVSTPATTPDHVTRLSDERAPEAGDPTTLPPPFPYDPVSLERITVKIADLGNACWVDHHFTNDIQTRQYRCPEIILGTRWDESVDMWSAACLFFELLTGDYLFDPQPGVKYDKDDDHIAQIMELLGEMPRSLALSGKYSHEIFNRRGELRHINRLRFWPLTSVLKEKYLMEHEDAELLSSFLMPMLTYLPGQRAKASDLLNHPWLEGVVVQGELEMAHSLHRAESERIRHEEEIKGKEVVV; via the exons ATGTCACACTCCACCGCCTCTGCTTGCGGTCCTTCGAACATG CGTCCCGCACCCCCTCCTCTCGCTGTACCCTCCTCCGCCCAACACACTTCTTCCGCCTCTAATTCTCTCAGCGCTTCCCAAGCTTCTCAAGCCACATCCGTCCTCacagaagatgaggaggatCTCGAAGATTATAGACCAGGAGGTTACCATCCAGTTAACATTGGTGACAATTTCAACAATGGACGGTATACAATTGTGCGGAAATTGGGATGGGGACATTTTTCCACGGTTTGGCTGGCTAGAGATAACGT CGCAAACCGCCACGTTGCTCTCAAAGTTGTTAAATCTGACGGACACTATACGGAAACAGCGTTGGACGAAATTCAGCTTCTTCAACGGGTCGTCAATTCCGCACCTGGCCACGCTGGACGGCATCACGTCCTCGACCTTCTCGATAGTTTCCGCCATACTGGGCCTAACGGTTCCCACGTCTGTATGGTCTTTGAAGTCCTCGGTGAAAATCTCTTGGGTCTAATCAAGCGGTATCAACACCGAGGCGTTCCTCAACATATCGTCAAACAAATCGCTAAACAAGTCTTACTTGGTCTCGACTATCTCCACCGCGAATGCCGTATCATCCATACCGATCTAAAACCTGAAAACGTCTTAATTTGCATCGACGACGTCGAGTCTGTCGTGCAAGCCGAACTTGCAAGCTGCCCCGCTGCTGTCCCTACCAAACTCGTCGGTGTTCCCCCTTCCCAAGGACGATTAGGTAACCAAACACCTCGAAAAGATGGCATTTTCATTGTTGGATCTCAACCACTGCCTAGTCCTAGCTCGAGCTACTCCAGTAGCCCCATGTTAGACAAGTACGGGTTTGGTATGAGCAAAATATCTGGTGCAAGTGCCTCTAAAGCAGGAAATCAAGCTAGCGGTGCTGGTGGGCCTCCTTGCCCTCCCACGCAACCAAAGAAGAGTGCTACAACCGAGGCGATCGGCAACGGTCTAGAGAATGTCAAgcttggagaaggaagctCGTTAAAATGGGAAAAGACCGCCACCCCGGCACCTGCCCCTCCAAAAGGACCATCTTTACTCTCCCAACAACTGCATCATCCCCCCGCTTCCCCGCCGCTCAACCCCTCCGTCCCATCCGGCTCTGATAGCGTCTCGACAAACCATACAATCAACACAAGCACAACCGACGACACTGAAGTTTCTACACCCGCTACCACACCTGATCACGTCACCCGGCTCTCTGACGAAAGGGCACCCGAAGCTGGGGATCCAACGACCCTCCCGCCCCCGTTCCCCTATGACCCGGTTAGTTTAGAGAGGATAACGGTGAAGATTGCGGATTTGGGGAATGCTTGTTGGGTGGATCATCATTTTACGAATGATATTCAAACAAGGCAGTATCGGTGTCCAGAGATTATCCTGGGGACGAGATGGGATGAGTCAGTGGATATGTGGAGTGCGGCGTGTTTG TTCTTTGAGCTTTTGACAGGTGATTACCTGTTTGATCCTCAACCGGGCGTCAAATACGACAAAGACGACGACCACATTGCGCAGATCATGGAATTATTGGGTGAAATGCCGCGATCACTGGCTTTATCCGGAAAATATAGCCATGAAATTTTCAACCGTCGGG GTGAACTCCGGCATATTAACCGACTCCGCTTTTGGCCCCTAACCTCCGTTCTCAAAGAAAAATACCTCATGGAGCACGAAGACGCCGAACTCttatcttctttcctcaTGCCCATGCTCACTTACCTTCCGGGTCAACGGGCCAAGGCTTCGGATTTGTTGAACCACCCATGGTTGGAAGGGGTGGTCGTTCAAGGCGAGTTGGAGATGGCGCATAGTTTGCACAGAGCTGAGTCGGAGAGAATACGGCATGAAGAGGAGATTAAGGGGAAGGAGGTGGTTGTATGA
- a CDS encoding uncharacterized protein (Similar to TIGR gene model, INSD accession AAW43850.1): protein MVDRKSATLLFTAGHLLKAIPPLSAMRSPFHSVIFSRKSSLSSSSSPQDQRQHPTHLALSSASSPSLAPSQFAPELPLSVNNNMGQVIRPVELETETESRVHGSDGSGGKGAGLRVSGNCPKTAMTTSTFASAYRQRPHSQLPLPDSYCTLYSAPAITSDSHNTPPQPIPATCPNKSMGLIRSHSQSQPAPSRQCCRAGTVIAPTALTTGTSLVSSSSGENGAKACRADKANMEERTGKDKQVETVERINVEQELKAFEAMVIKAEREVGIHIDQNNQGHDGQDVGGLEGSTLNKRFRLGTIIGYKRSLATAPHATATRSPSPISTSVSNYPCQTISSSAISLRLSPGPSSSIHPYSSVNRDDTKSARSESDKSARRAEREWLAKIATLSSRVSDGAGLNATGVGGSRIGESPFALKCAVSANSYVGHRHRYPYKRERGRGESPYDWVRGPVPPRRSTTPASIPLLSVAGRIEPSLSVCHPSWTSSPDLLSLPLGPAAKQLKPQTQPSPTIHTPTCVLLHDPNSISSLNFDFETSKPFLFTTSTNATNPTLHTVLHANTDSKSIANVINVKSKLGRKSFETLGRYTFLATSLPPSHSPSPSAAELPVQAQNDGDNDDNCPGNGDENENELENGNDLGEDIQSSVPRPVSIFSILSTNKHELELKTREKEVTRQVSVSANTSLVLNKAEWKVIEGQENNEMTEQKEVKKQKVIDGDENEDEKKHDNDVRAEKIVSESEEKQDSKNTASQLFTAKPVCFPVSPPSILTVTEPTVPAKLYIPTTPIRVTRTASVNDMPATPTPAIPTTPSHPPTPYSPVTGYILSASFEQLGWNRAVIPGSGVGFGVGLAAGLGFEEELRRKEGESPCLSVDPHVEPNKVKEIGTFKTIKGVEVQERKGDKEKEPNTPVTPRHPFTLGKQDSPAPPTPPTKSPLTREKIKIGGGHKVDRKEEGSGSSNVVVRQLPSRLVPPPPSSTISSLTYAATAFAEPSIFSCSEELNTTPPIYHRKKATNALSSSRPVDGTNSRPPRATSRHTHAALQSRRNPLLPIHPSPKRFNKNGGFSKAKASANSIKTDTVGTRDKFPAMKRYAPGGRGIGVDLTPGMESGVRPPKSGLPQSDLKRWLASTN, encoded by the exons ATGGTTGACAGGAAGTCAGCAACGCTTCTGTTTACAGCTGGTCACCTTTTGAAGGCTATTCCTCCATTGTCCGCCATGCGATCACCTTTTCACTCCGTCATATTTTCTCGCAAatcatctctttcctcatcttcatctccgCAAGATCAACGCCAGCATCCAACCCATCTTGCGCTATCATCTGCCTCGTCCCCGTCCCTTGCCCCATCGCAATTCGCACCTGAACTCCCTCTGTCGGTCAACAACAACATGGGTCAAGTTATTCGTCCAGTCGAGCTTGAGACTGAGACTGAGAGTCGAGTTCATGGTAGCGATGGTAGCGGTGGCAAAGGCGCAGGCTTGAGAGTTAGCGGTAACTGTCCGAAAACTGCAATGACCACCTCAACATTTGCTAGTGCATATCGTCAAAGGCCTCATTCTCAACTTCCTTTGCCAGACTCTTATTGCACTCTCTATTCTGCACCTGCCATTACCTCCGACTCCCATAACACCCCTCCTCAACCCATTCCTGCAACTTGCCCAAACAAATCCATGGGCCTTATCCGATCCCATTCCCAATCACAGCCTGCACCTTCGCGCCAATGTTGCCGAGCGGGTACAGTCATTGCCCCCACAGCTCTAACCACTGGTACCTCCCTTGtgtcttcctcttctggAGAAAATGGTGCGAAGGCATGCAGGGCTGACAAGGCAAACATGGAAGAAAGAACGGGAAAAGATAAACAGGTTGAGACGGTTGAGAGAATCAATGTCGAGCAAGAGTTAAAAGCCTTCGAAGCAATGGTGATCAAAGCCGAGAGAGAAGTAGGCATCCATATCGATCAAAATAATCAGGGTCATGACGGGCAAGACGTCGGAGGACTGGAGGGTAGTACATTGAACAAAAGGTTCAGGCTTGGGACCATAATTGGATACAAAAGGTCTTTGGCCACCGCTCCTCATGCTACCGCTACAAGATCTCCATCGCCTATTTCTACAAGTGTGTCCAACTATCCCTGCCAAACTATTTCATCATCAGCCATCTCTCTTCGCTTGTCGCCCGGCCCATCTTCTTCGATCCACCCATATTCCTCCGTGAATCGGGATGACACAAAATCTGCTCGATCTGAATCTGACAAGTCTGCCCGACGGGCAGAACGTGAATGGCTTGCAAAGATTGCTACTCTTTCCAGCCGCGTCAGTGATGGTGCCGGTTTGAATGCTACTGGTGTGGGCGGGAGTCGGATTGGAGAGAGCCCTTTTGCTTTGAAATGTGCAGTTTCGGCCAACAGTTATGTTGGCCATCGACATCGATATCCATACAAGCGTGAacgaggacgaggagaaAGTCCATATGACTGGGTAAGAGGACCAGTCCCGCCCAGGAGGTCAACGACGCCCGCTTCTATTCCTTTGTTAAGTGTTGCCGGGAGGATTGAACCCTCGCTTTCTGTATGTCACCCCAGTTGGACATCGAGTCCGgatcttctttctttaCCTCTTGGGCCTGCAGCTAAGCAACTGAAACCACAGACACAACCGTCTCCTACTATCCATACACCTACCTGCGTACTTCTCCATGACCCCAACTCGATCTCCAGTCTTAATTTCGATTTTGAAACTTCTAAACCATTTCTATtcaccacctccaccaaCGCCACCAATCCCACTCTCCACACCGTCCTCCATGCCAACACCGACAGTAAATCCATAGCTAATGTTATCAACGTAAAGTCCAAACTTGGTCGAAAAAGCTTTGAAACATTAGGTCGCTATACTTTTCTTGCCacttcccttcctccttctcattCCCCCTCCCCTTCTGCGGCCGAATTGCCTGTGCAGGCACAGAATGATGGCGATAATGATGATAACTGTCCTGGGAATGGGGATGAAAACGAAAACGAGTTGGAAAATGGAAATGATTTAGGGGAAGACATACAAAGCTCCGTACCTCGTCCTGTTTCgatcttctccatcttATCAACCAACAAACATGAATTAGAATTAAAGAcaagggagaaggaggtaACCAGACAAGTGTCCGTCTCTGCTAATACGTCGTTAGTGCTGAATAAAGCTGAGTGGAAGGTTATCGAAGGTCAGGAAAATAATGAGATGACAGAGCAGAAAGAAGTAAAGAAGCAGAAAGTGATAGATGGAGATGAaaatgaagatgagaagaagCATGACAATGATGTCC GTGCAGAAAAAATCGTCAGCGAAAGCGAGGAAAAGCAGGACAGCAAGAATACAGCATCCCAACTATTTACGGCCAAGCCGGTTTGTTTCCCCGTCTCTCCCCCAAGTATTCTTACTGTCACCGAACCGACCGTGCCCGCGAAACTATATATACCAACCACGCCCATCCGCGTCACCCGTACCGCCTCTGTAAATGATATGCCAGCAACACCTACTCCAGCAATACCGACAACGCCCTCGCACCCTCCTACTCCTTACTCGCCCGTCACTGGATATATCCTCTCAGCATCATTCGAGCAACTTGGCTGGAATCGGGCCGTCATCCCTGGATCTGGTGTTGGATTTGGAGTTGGACTTGCGGCTGGGCTTGgatttgaagaagagcttAGACGTAAGGAAGGGGAGTCGCCGTGTCTGAGTGTTGATCCTCATGTAGAACCGAACAAAGTGAAGGAGATAGGGACTTTCAAGACAATCAAGGGAGTGGAAGTTcaagaaagaaaaggagacaaggaaaaggaaCCCAATACGCCAGTCACACCTCGACATCCGTTCACTTTAGGAAAGCAAGACTCGCCGGCGCCGCCTACACCGCCTACGAAGTCGCCTTTGACCCGtgagaagatcaagattGGAGGAGGCCATAAGGTTGATcgaaaggaagagggtaGTGGTTCGTCGAATGTAGTAGTTCGGCAATTGCCTAGTCGTCTTGTGCCCCCTCCGCCGTCCTCAACAATTTCAAGTTTGACTTATGCTGCGACGGCCTTTGCCGAACCCTCCATTTTCTCCTGTTCCGAAGAACTCAATACTACCCCACCCATCTATCATCGCAAGAAGGCCACAAATGCACTTTCATCGTCACGCCCCGTTGACGGCACTAACAGCAGACCACCCAGGGCTACGAGCCGTCACACTCACGCTGCTCTTCAATCCCGTCGGAACCCTCTCTTGCCCATTCATCCTTCGCCTAAGCGCTTTAATAAAAATGGCGGTTTCTCTAAAGCTAAAGCCAGTGCCAATTCTATCAAAACGGATACAGTGGGTACAAGGGATAAATTCCCTGCTATGAAACGTTATGCTCCAGGTGGAAGGGGGATTGGGGTAGATTTGACGCCGGGGATGGAAAGTGGAGTAAGGCCACCAAAGAGTGGGTTACCTCAAAGT GATCTCAAGAGATGGCTGGCAAGCACTAATTGA
- a CDS encoding Hypothetical Protein (Similar to TIGR gene model, INSD accession AAW43729.1) translates to MIILRAILQHIKTLRVVEKAIQVMDLEEILGMDVIMGSSVSPLFTLPFLGVQTSDAADDSLAAATLSTSPNWGVTSLIQLRYVVITTIFLFGTYNLFRTFTCALGLATSGFRHTDYRVGRKPLRPWTESEWIDPYYRQNFIPHKYDRYFLTERWQFAVGDWNFPLERRPREDVERQMDEFDGLDSFMMDGRIQKVWQRSPEEIRRMHGKIGRTVIHGGPKKMPPHMTNDLKQRERIHIGLIDPRNPPTEEEEEEMIKALNEDKGYFGIANWKPRTKSFGWWWFDMRRVWAIFCGLALMGVRIGLCVL, encoded by the exons ATGATTATTCTGCGAGCAAT ATTACAACATATCAAGACTCTTCGAGTGGTGGAGAAGGCGATTCAGGTAATGGACTTAGAGGAGATA CTTGGTATGGATGTTATCATGGGTTCATCTGTCAGTCCTCTCTTCACTCTGCCTTTCCTTGGTGTACAAACATCTGACGCTGCAGACGACAG TTTGGCAGCAGCTACACTTTCGACAAGTCCGAATTGGGGAGTTACTTC GTTGATCCAGCTCCGGTACGTCGTCATCACTACAATATTTCTCTTTGGCACATACAACCTCTTCCGCACATTTACTTGTGCTCTCGGCTTGGCTACTTCTGGTTTTCGCCACACCGATTATCGTGTCGGCCGTAAACCACTTCGACCATGGACAGAGTCTGAATGGATCGATCCTTATTACCGCCAAAATTTCATCCCGCACAAGTATGATAGATACTTCCTCACCGAGAGGTGGCAATTTGCAGTAGGGGATTGGAATTTCCCATTGGAGAGGAGACCGAGGGAGGATGTGGAGCGGCAGATGGATGAGTTCGATGGGTTGGATTCGTTCATGATGGATGGAAGGATACAGAAGGTTTGGCAGAGAAGTCCGGAGGAGATTAGGAGGATGCACGGGAAGATTGGTCGGAC TGTCATCCACGGAGGTCCCAAAAAGATGCCACCCCACATGACAAACGATCTCAAGCAACGCGAACGGATCCACATCGGTCTCATTGACCCCCGCAACCCTCCgacggaagaagaggaagaagagatgatCAAGGCGTTGAATGAGGATAAGGGGTACTTTGGGATTGCGAATTGGAAGCCAAGGACAAAGAGTTttgggtggtggtggttTGATATGAGGAGAGTATGGGCAATTTTTTGTGGGCTTGCGTTGATGGGGGTGAGAATTGGGTTATGTGTTTTGTGA